CAAGCTGCCTTTCAGCAGCTGCAAGCCTGGCAAGTTGAAAGCCGCTGGGCAGACTACCCTATGCAACATGAAGTGCACCCCCAGCAAATTAAAGATATTGAGTCTTGGCTCGAACAACACCTCAATTAAGCTACTTACTTTGGCATTAATTGATATTTCATCAACCTAGGGACTGACGTAAAATCCAGCTACCTTTCACACTATAATGAGAACGCCGTGCTCAAAGCACTTAAAAAACTATTTGGCATGCCCACCGATCCTGCCGCTAAGCAAGCGCCATCGACTGCTGCAAGCCATACCGAAACTAGCGCTGCTGCAAATAACAGCAAGCCGCGCTCGCGTCATGCTACGCAAAGCGAGCCAAACAAATCCACTCCCCCACGTAAAGCCCGTCCAGCTAAAGCTGCCCCGAAAAAAGCGGCTTGGTCACTCAGTGACTTTCAGGTTGAACCTGCAGCAGGCAAGACTCGCTTCCATGATTTCCCCTTGTCCGAGCCACTGATGCACGCCATCCATGACCTTGGCTTTCCTTACTGTACACCGATTCAAGCGGGTGTATTGGGGCACACAATCGCCGGCCGTGACGCCATTGGTCGCGCCCAAACTGGTACTGGTAAAACTGCGGCCTTTTTAATTTCAACCATTACCCAATTACAGCAAGTGCCTCCCCCCAAAGAACGCTACATGGGGGAGCCACGCGCCCTAATCATTGCGCCTACTCGCGAACTCGTAGCACAAATTGCCCAAGATGCGATTAACTTAACCCGCTACACTGAGCTCAACGTCATGAGTTTTGTCGGCGGCATGGACTTTGATAAACAACTCAAAGCACTAGAAAAAAATTACTGCGACATTTTGGTAGCAACCCCAGGACGCCTGCTAGATTTTCAACAACGTGGCGAAGTCCACTTGGATATGGTCGAAGTCTTGGTCCTTGATGAAGCAGACCGTATGTTAGATATGGGCTTTATTCCTCAAGTACGCCAAATTATTCGCCACACGCCACCCAAATCCGAGCGACAAACCCTGCTATTTTCAGCGACCTTCACCGACGACGTGATGCGCTTAGCAGAACAGTGGACGATTAACCCAGCCATTGTG
The sequence above is a segment of the Thiopseudomonas alkaliphila genome. Coding sequences within it:
- the rhlB gene encoding ATP-dependent RNA helicase RhlB, whose translation is MLKALKKLFGMPTDPAAKQAPSTAASHTETSAAANNSKPRSRHATQSEPNKSTPPRKARPAKAAPKKAAWSLSDFQVEPAAGKTRFHDFPLSEPLMHAIHDLGFPYCTPIQAGVLGHTIAGRDAIGRAQTGTGKTAAFLISTITQLQQVPPPKERYMGEPRALIIAPTRELVAQIAQDAINLTRYTELNVMSFVGGMDFDKQLKALEKNYCDILVATPGRLLDFQQRGEVHLDMVEVLVLDEADRMLDMGFIPQVRQIIRHTPPKSERQTLLFSATFTDDVMRLAEQWTINPAIVEIEPEQVASDRVAQQVYAVANSDKYRLLRNLIQQNDWSRVMVFANRKDEVRRIEERLRKDGIKAAQMSGDVPQNKRMRVLEDFKQGKLQVLVATDVAGRGIHIDGISHVINYTLPETPDDYVHRIGRTGRAGTEGASISFAGEDDAFALPPIEALLGKKIDCEIPPEHLLKH